AACCGTATATACGATGTTCTTTCGGCAAGTCTGTAGGGATGCCGGATTGACCGGACGGTTCAAAGAACGGTACGATCTGCTTGCGGGTTTTTGAGCTGCTAGGTTCACACTCGTCTTCAAGACGGACAACGTGTCCTACCACGTGTCCGTCTTTTGTTTTGTACTCCCATTTCATTACCTCACGCATTTTGTCATCCTCCGAAGATCGAAGAAGGCATCCGAAAAACTCAGGCTGTGCCGTTGCATGTGGAAGTCGATGATATCGCCTCCCTTCGTGCCGCATGAGAAACAGCGGTAAGCACCTGTCGTCCGGTTTATGACGAGAGAGCCGGGGCGCTTGTCGTTATGGAACGGGCAGAGCCCGTTCCACTGGTGCCAGCCTTTGCCTGTTGCCTTGCCAAATGAACCGTTGAGCCGTTCGGCGTAGTACCGTTCAGGAGAGAGGTTTCTTTTTAGGATGTTGGCGATGCTGCTCATACCTGTACCTCCCCTTGCAGGCGTGAGGTAATGAATGCCTGCACATCCTCTTCGCGGTAGCGGACAAGACGTCCGGATTTCACATAGGGGAGGTTGTAGCGCTTGGTCGCACGCCAGACAGCGAGGGTGCCGACAGATACACCGAGTATCCTCGACACGTCATCCTTGGTAAGTAATCGGGTCGTCATCATAAAGTTTCCTCAGTCCAGTTAAGTGCCAGAGCGAATTGCTCGTTGGCCTGAGGTAACTTTGATTATTTAGTCGGAACGTGTGAGTGGAATTAAGTTAATTCAGCATGGAAAAAAGTAAGTTCCACTGTGGAAGAAACTAACCTCCACAGTAAGTTTAAAGTTCAGGTTTTGAGAAATAGCTGACAGCATGCAGATACAATGTGAGCTTACGCCGCTGGTCCCAGAATTGTTCTGTTGTGTGACGTGGGTGCTTATAGAAGTAGTCAAGTGGGTTGCTGTAATCAGCTTTAACCCAGTCGATTACACAGCCAAAAAGCTCGGGGTAGGATTTGTCATTGGCTGCTATCAGATCATGGTGGGTTTTCATGAGATCGATAATCTCTTGAAACAAACTTTTGAACGCTGTTACCGCCTTCTCAAATGCTTTTTCTTCGCTTTTCAAGTTTGAGATGTCGAACTGAAGGAAAAAGCTGATGTTGGTAGCGTTGTCTAATATTGTCAGGTCTCGTTCTGTAGGTCTTCCAAGTTTTCGGAAGTCTCTGTAAGTGTTCCGCAGTTCGCGGAGGTGACCTTCTGTGACTACTGCATCCCCCCGTAAACGGATTAGCAGTTTCATTGCTTGAGTCTCTGATGAGCCCCTTGCGACCATCAGAGCTATGAAGATGCAGTTTACCTCCCTCGTGTCGTAGTCATATCTCGATGGTCGGCCTTTCCCATGAGAGCAATGTTTGACATATCTCTCTTGAACCCACCTGAAATCGTAACCTGTCAGGCGGCGCATGCAGCTAATCACTCTGTCCATGGCCATTTCTGCATGAGTCGCATACGAATCGAATACATTGTCAGGCTGTTCGAATCTGGCTTCATGCGCTTCGAAGCCTTCGAGAAGCGACTTAAACAGGAATTCTTTTTCAGCATGTGACGCGGTCTCTATGACATGCCATGCATGCTCGATTTCTCTTTTTCTCACTGGATCAGTCGTTTCTATGTCACTCATGCTCTTTGATTCCCGTAAGGCTTAACATTGCAGCAGTAGCAGCATCGATGGATGCGCGTATCGGGTCATTATGCAGTCGGGCATAGACCTGTGTCGATTGTTGGGACTTGTGGCCGAGAGAGCGGCCAATGATTTGCAGACTTGCACCAGAGATTGCCTGATAGCTTCCGAAGGTGCGGCGGATATCGTGCAGCCGAATATCCATAAGGCTTTTGGGTAGTTCTGTATTCTGCTTTTGCGCTTCCATTTCTACGGCGTTGTAGAGACTTCCAATCTCATGGCCTTCGGGAAGTGTTATCTTCTTCTCTTCGATCAAAGCGGCGATCTTCTGGTCCTGAGACCAGGCTGAGAGCGTTGCCCGCTGCTTGATCCGTATCCATGCTTTCTTCGGGTCGATCAGGTGCCCGCCCTTGCTGGTCTCGCTGGGGAATACCCAGGGGCTTCCCGCTCCGGCCTTGAGGCGACGCTCCAACACCTCTTCAGCCTTCAGGGATAAAGGCACTTCTACCGGCTCGCCGTTCTTGCTGTCTGGAATACGCCAGGTCTTGTTGTGCCAGTCCACTTGCTCCCACCGCATTTCCAGAACGTTCGTTTTGCGGGCTCCGGTAAAGAGGGAGATATATATATAGTCCCGCGCTACCTCATTATGCTCTGCCTCAAGGGCTTGAAGGAGGAGGGGCATCTCATCGGGCAGAATGTAGCGGTCTCGTGATTTCTCCCGGAACTTCTTGATACCTTGCGTCGGATTAGCCCCATCCCATCCCCACTCAATCGCCTTGTTGTACATGGAGCGGATACGCTCAAGCATCCTGTTGGCCTGATAGAGCCCGTTGTTCTCTCGCATATGGAGATGAAGGGTCTTGATCTCGTATTTGCTGATATCGGAGATTTTCCGATTGAACCAATGGGAGAGGAACTTGTTGATCTCCCTTTCATCATATTCCCACGACTTCTTCTCAACCTTGCTGTAGCGCTCCATGTAGAGGTCAAAGAGCAGCTTGAGCGTGATTTCCTTTCGCAGACGGTTCTTCTCGACGTTAGGGTTCTCTCCGCTAGCTAAAGCTCCTTTGGCTTTTGTGGCCTCCTTGCGGGCATTCTCTATCGTCATATCGGGAAAGGTTCCCAGGGTGACACGGACAGGCCGTCCCTGGTGCTTCTGGTAGAGCTGGAAGGTCTTTTGCCCGTTCGCTGTAACGCGAATGATAAGCCCGGTTACGCGGGTATCTTTGAACGAGAAACGTTTTCCCTGTGGCGGCAGGGGTAGGGCACTTAAAACAGCCTTGGTGAAGTTGAAACTTTCATTTGGGGCTACCATGGGGCTACCTATTTGCGCTAAACTCAGGAATATACGAACATCCTGATTAAACGACGATGCGCATAATAGATAGCAAAAAGAACAGGTTATTAAATGTCATGCACCTACGTTAAACATAGGTCAGTTTGGCTCATAACCTGAAGGTCGCAGGTTCAAATCCTGCCCCCGCAACCAAACATTACAAGGCCTTAGCGATAATCTCGCTAAGGCCTTTTTCACGTCTGGAAGCAAGATGGAAGCGCTGCGGGACGTCTCTCGCAGATGTTGCTTATACCTTTTGCTCCAAACTGAAACATCGTGTTGCAGCATTAGCTGCTCGCTAGCTCACTGGAAATTAGAGATATGTTTTTACTCGATCGAAAACTTCCTGATAATTCGCGGTATTCTCGAATTCAGGCGGTTTTTCAATTGCTTCGGCGAATGCCTTGTGCGCATGTACACGACTTATAAACCCCCGTTTTATGTCAGCGAATGCGAGCTTGTTCGGTGTGTCGAAACCTCTCCGAATACCCGTGGCAAAGCATTCGGTGACAGCGATTGATGTCGCGCTTCCAGTCGCTATGTCTTCGATTTCAGAAGCCGTACGCGACACCAAACCGGCGGCGAATGAGAAACTCAAAGGTATGACCTGAGAGATCAGTTCGCGCGCTTGCGGGCAAATGAGATTCTTTTCGGGGTCGCCGCCAAGTTGACGTTCAATATCGCGGATTGGAGCTCCGGTGAGCCACGCAATAATACCGGGTTCCAAGCCTTTAACGGCACCGGCGGAAAGCGGACCATCTTTCTTCAGGCCTGCGGCACCGCGTATCGCTCTGCGATCGCGTGTCAGGATCGCATCGCGCGCCGTATCGTCCTTCTCCAGCCACGCAATTACCCAACTCGCCCAGCCTGGGATTGTATTGGGCAGCGTTCCAATATCGTCCATCAATTTCAGCTTAAGCGTTTTCAGTACCGATATTGGTGCCCCACTTTGTCTTGCAAGTTCACCAAGCGCCGTATCGTCAGCCTCATCGGTTCTCTTGGCAAGAACCTCGTTCAGGCCCTGCACCTTGGCGTTGAACTCTTCCAAGGCGTTGCGGCGCTCTGCTAAGAATCCTGCGAACGAGTTCTTAACGTCGAACCGCGTTTTAGCCTCTGTCTCCGCGTTTTCTGGTGCGATGGAGGTTCCCAAACGATTGAGGGCATATTCTACATCTCCGTCAGTGAGATCGGCAGAACTGATCCGGTCCAGTATCACTTGAAGCGGATCGCTGAGGGTAAGGCATCGGTCATCTTCCGGGAGAACTGACTGGAGTTTTTCGATAACGTCAGATTCAATTTCGTTGATCTTTGAGAACTGTAAGATTGGTTCGGGTACGAGAAGCACTATACCATTTGCTAGATGTCCCGCCCGACCTGCGCGCGCCGCAGCGTTCAGGATTTCGTGCGCTTCAAGCGCTTCCCGTTCGCCATCCTCGGGGTCAGACCGTTTGTCTCCGGCAAGTATCGCAATGTGGGCCGGGAGATTAAGACCTTGGGCCAATGTAGGTGTCGCGACGATGACTTGCGCGCCATCTGCGCGTCGGTAAAGCCTTTCGGCAAGATCGCGTTCCTGCCGGATCATCTGAGCACTGTGTGGAACCGCCACCGTGGGTGCGGGAATCAACGAATGTTTGAGATCACCAAGTTCGCACTCTAGGGCTTCCCAACGCCCCTGTTCATCCTGCGTTGCTTTAGGAGCATCCCCCAATTGTTCCGATATTTCGCGAGCGGTCGACGCAGCCGTGATCTTGCTGTTTACAAATACAATACCCTTGAGGCCATTACGTGCCGCTGTTGCGGCAATATGCGCTGCCACTTTATTCGCGTTTGGGGTGAGATTAATTCCATACGGCGAGAGCTTACCGGTCAGTGTAACCGGCGAGTCCGAGATTTTCACCGTAGTACAAAATGCAGAGTCGTCTTTCAGCCAGTTGTGTTGAAGCCCAAAAAGCGCGAATGGTTTGCACTTAAGAACGTCTCTTGCCGGTTTGAGCAGTCCCTTGGGTTGCTTCTTTTTCTTGGCAGCTTCATCGCGTTGAATCTTCAGGGCAAGTTTCTTAGCGTCTTCCAGCGTTTTGCGTTCATAGAGAACTACACCACGCGCCTGTCTACTCGGCTTCCACAGCGGGTCGGCGAAAACGCATTCACGCCCGGTCAGTTTTTCGATCCAGACCGCAAACTCGCTCCCGTTTCGCAGCATCGCCGAGAGAAAAAGGAAGTCGGCATTGGGAACTATGCTGTTGAATGATAGGACACAGAACATGCTGTCCAATGCCCTCCGCAGGTTGGAAGACGGGCTGAGCAAATGGCATTCATCAAAAACTAGTAGGCTGACGTTCTCGAAGACTTCTGGAGCGTATGAGAGTAGGGCTAGGCAGCGCTCCGGCGTCATGACCTCTATGCTTTCCAGCGCTGAACCTGCCGTAAAGGCGCGGTCAAAGTCGCTGGAAACCACGGACCCCTCAAGTTCTTCGGGGAAGACCTGCTGCAAGTCTTCGGTCAGTTGATCGACCAGTGCATGGGTCGGCGCGATAAAAATCACCGACTTCCCACGTGCCAGCGCGCCTGCAATTTTGACACAAGAGACCGTGGTCTTTCCGGCACCCGTCGGCAGTACCAGAACCGCGGACTTGCCCGTGTCCTGAAAGCCTTTTCCGAGTGCCTCGCGATGGTTTGGCCACAGGAAGGGTGCCGTGCTTGCTCGGTGACGTAGCCATTTCTGCCAGAAATCAACGTTGGCTCCGCCTGGCGGGAGCATCTTAGTAACTGCTGCGCCAACCGTGCTTTCATATGCTGCAAGCAGTAGAGAAGCGATGTGACGAGGTCCTGGATAGCTCGTCAAAAGCCTTTCTGCTTCGAGAACATGTCCGGCATGATCTCGTGAAGACAACTCTACGACGCGTTGAAAAGCGGCCCGTGCGTTGTCGAAACGCCCATGCGCTTTCTCCGGTGCTGCTACGGACAGTACTTCTGAGGCAAACAGTTCTATTCCAACGATCAAGGCCTCGAAGAGCGCTATTGTGCTACGCTCTTCGAGCGACGGTGCCGATACGAAAGCCGCTGGCCTTCTTTCCGATCGTTCGAGGATGCTATCGAAGTGTCCTGAGGCAAGATCGCGAATGTCCTCAGCGAGCAATGTGCAAACGTAATGCTGCGGGCGGTCTTCCGGACGAATATTGCGAGCAGCTTCGTGCGCGTCTGCGTACTGCTCTGCGGCAAGGAAGAGCACGGCAGCCGCCACGGCAGGGTCTATACCGTCCCTGTCCATGATCGGGGTAACAGCCTTTATGTCAGCTGCAACTGCTTCCTGTGCCAGAATTTGCTGCGCTGTCCCCGCAACGAATGCGGCAGCCCGCCGGGTGTCCGGTTCGCTTTGGATCGAAACGATCAGCTCATAGGAATCCGCAATTCTGGTGAGCGGCCAATCTGTGTCAGTTCCGTCGTCTGCCGATTCGTCACCGCCTTCCACCATGCGTAAGCGGCGGGCCGCGAACTCGGCGTACTGCGCTGTTAGCAATTGCGGTAGCTCATCGGGATCGAGCCCGGGTAGGGCCGGTGCCGAGCGTAGGAATTCTGCTGTCACGGGATCGAACATCAGGCACCATCCTTCGCCAACCCGTCGATATAGGCGATGGCTAATTCCGCCATCTCGTCAAACCAATCTCGGAGTTCTGCTGTTGTCACAAACGTAGCGCCGATCCGCTGCTTGTCTGTAATCTTATCGAGCTTTTCATACCCCTTGAAGAGCGCGGCGCGCCCATTTTCAGAGTCGCTACAAGCCTCGATTGCGAGCCCTGCGCGGTACGCCCTAAATTGAAGGTCGAGGACTCTTGCTGCAGCCTGTGTCGCCGCGGTGCCGGTAAGCTTGGTGCTAATCAAGGTAGCGGCAGCCGCGACCAACTCAGATGCCCGCTTGTTCCTGTGATATACTGCAAAGGCCGGCAGAATTTCGTCGCGAAACATCCTTCTCGGGTCTTCCGAACACTTATCTTCGAAGATGGTTGCGCGTGTAATCGTTGTGCCTTTTTCATCCAGCTCTATCATGAAACCGTCGAGGCCCTGCGTCGTGGCACTGATATGTGGGTCTTTGAGCAATACCTCCCCATCAGCTAGCTGCCTCGCAGCAACCCATGATATCGCCTCGAAAATCAGGCCGTCCCGGTGCCAACGAGACGCCTTCTGTGCATTCTTCGTATCACCCTTGATCGAGAGACGAAGCTTTGCGTATTCGCGTAGTGCCTCATCATTAATTGCCGGCGCTGCCGGCGAGAGATCGGCGATGATCTGGGCGGCATGCACCGCCTGTCCCATGGCTATGACAGATATAATGCGGGCAAGATAGTCGGCATCCGAGACTTCCCAGCGCAATCCGACGCAATGCTCATTGACTTTGCACGCCTCAATGTTCAAGGCTCGTTGCAATTTTCGGCCTCATAAATCCAACCAATAATAGCAACGTTATCTGTTCGCCGAAAACATGCCAAGTTCTCACGCTGGGCCGTCGTGTAAATTGACACTTACAAGCTTCATTGTAGCCTGCGGACGGCGGGAACGCTTTAAGCTACAAGCCCCTCCTTGTCACCGCGGGACACGTTTAAAGTTGATCAAATCAATTCGTGCTACTAGTTCAAGTGACTATTCTTCACCCTATGGGGAAGTTCAAATTGCGAACGTGTCTGTGCGGTTGGTCTTGATCCGCCATTGGATCGAATAGATCGCGGCAGTAATGCGAACCGTATCGCAAGTTTGGTTCACTCCAAGAATACGATCCTATCACGCGCTCGTTTGATGATGGCATGGAGGTCTTTACTCTTTGGCCGAAAGTAGCGCCCAATTTCCTTCGCTAGAATCATAGGCAAAAGCGTCGCTATCTGCTCATCACTCAAACCTCTACATATTGCCAGACCAACTGCATTCCCAGCACACAACGCAAGGTAAGTTTCCTGAGCCTGCGTTCTTTCAACCTCTTTCACCTGCCCTGGCGTAAGGCCAGACCGCAAGTCGAGAAGATTGCTTGCGGCTGTTTCTTGTGCCGCCTGCCAAAGCGGGCTGAGTGTTTGCCGTGTTACGTTGCTGTCGCCCTGAAAGTCATCAAGGTAACGGATACCGTCCAGCGCATTGACGATCACATCGCCAATCGATGCCTCGAAATCCTCAATAGACGTGATCCGGTATTTGTCCTTGAGTTCCTTTTTGCCGGCTCGAACTTCGATCCGCCAAACTTCCAATGTTTGGTCATGAGGATCCTTGCTCCAAGCTTCGAACCAGAACCACTTTTGGCGTTCGATGGCCTCTCTACGCTTGTTGTAGATGATGATCTGTCGCCCTGGCTGTTTGCCGATTGTGGCGCTTTCAGCCACGCGGCCACGATAAACTGAAGATGGTTGGTATGGGTCTAGTTCGCCTTCCTTTTTGCCCCAGTACGGAGCAACCTTGGTGTGAGAATGTGCAACGATCTGTTCCGGATGCAGTTCAAACCCTGACGTCTCAAAATCCATGGCGAAGTCGACGCGGTTGATTGAGTGCCCGGTTGCCTGGCCACCCATTTCGATAAATGCTTGGTGAAGTCGGTCGAACGTTTCCCGATATCCATAGGCGAGTAGCATTGTCGCGCGGGGTGACACGAAGATGTTCCACTGGTTTGCGTCGGTATTGCGTTTGATCATCCATTTCGCGCCCAAGGGGCCGGTGTCGAGCAGGTAGCGATATCCGCCCTTCTTTCCGAAACTCTCGATATGGGCTTTGATCTGGTTGGCCCCGATCCTGATCAAGGCCTTGTCTTGTCGTTCCTCCGCTTCATCGCGTCCCGCTTCTAACTGGTCCAGTACCTCTAGCGGAAATGCACCTCTGACAGCGAAATCAAACGTGTCGAAACCAGCATATAGCAGTTTCACCATCTCTACTCTCCTTTACGCTGCGGTAAGTGTAGAGGGGGGTGTTACAAAGACCCCCCTCTTGGTTTCCGCATGCCGATTGAACAAGAAAGTGCGCGCGCCTGCGGCACGCGCTGTTTCGGCGCTTCGCGCCGACGCCGCTTTTGTTTTAGGGGCGGGATGGGGAGAGTGCGGAGACGCTCCTACGTCACGTAACCGGCAGAGTTTGCGATCAGGTTTCGGTTGTCTGATGGGAAGCGCCACTACGTACGTAAGGTATACGTAGGTACTGCCAATCTGCTTTTTCCCTACGTAGGGTAGGTAGGGTGGCCGAGGGTGCAGCTTCCTATATATGTATATATAGAAAATGCCGCGAATGACTGGGGCAGGGCCCGTTTCTATATATACATATATAGGAAGCTGCATGGTCTGGCCGACCTGGCGCGATGCGCGCCAGGTCTCCAGGTGGAAGGAAAGCCGGAAGCCCTGCCTGTTGGTACAGGCTACACACTCCCGGCTCCGCCCCCAAAAACCCAAGCGGCGCGGCGAACCCCGCCTGGGCAAAACTAAAAGAGTCATGACTGGTACTCTGATGTCGTGCGAATTGTTTTCGCACTGATCCAGTCAAGAAGATCGCCGACACGATATCTGATAGACCGTTTCGATACTTTCACGAAGGCCGGTCCGCCTCCGCGTAATCGCCAGTTCTGAAGGGCTCGATCAGTATAACCCAGAAAGCGGGCTGCTTCCTGTTCGTTGATTAACCGATCTTGGTTTATGGTTGAGATATTGTCTTGATGTACTGTCACTGAAAACTCCTGTTACCGTTGAAGTGCGGAAACAGATGACAGATGCTGAAAGGGGGAAATAGACGTTATAATAAAATTAAATCATAACGTTATTTGCACTGCGTCGTTATGGTTTTTGTGGTTACAAAACAGTGAGTTATCTTGGTATTGAATAAACCATAACGGCATAATGTTAGAGTGTTATGGTTTTTTCGGCCTTCCACCCTTTCTCCATGCTGCCGGAGTGGTTTGCTCCCATATTCGCCTGGCTGGCCTTGGCCCCAGTCCGAACTCGTTTAGGGCGTAGTCCAGATACCAATGGACGGTTTTCTTTTTTGGGCCTGCTGCAACTTCTTTCCTTAGGAATGTCGCAAACTTCTCCTCTGCAGAATATTCTTCAATCCCGATGCCCCTGATTGGCTCTATTGTCTTTAGCCATTCATGGAACTTTTTTCGTTCAATCGTTACATACCCCCAGCGCTTTCCTGAGACGCGATCACCTGCTTTAAGCAGGGAAAGACTAAACACGAAACGGCATCCCGGCTGACGTTCCCAATAGTCCCATTCGATCACTTGTGAGCCATTGTAGTGCGCCGGAAAGGCATTATTCTTCATGCCAGCAAGTAGATGTTCTTCCGCTGTTTGTCCTCGTATGTAGCGGTCATACCGGTGCTGATGGCTCGCTCCTGGTTGCCAGTATTCGTGAATGTGGATTGATGCTGCCCCCTACGCGCGAGAAGATCAGCTTCTTCTGTTTTCAGTTTATGAATTGCCTCGGCTCTTACTTCTTTGGAGATTGCTTTCGCTATCTCATTTAGCCGGGGTTCAATCAGTTGAATTGATTCAATGTGCGGTTTTCGTTTTTCATCCACCTCAGAGGGAGAAGGAACAGAATCCTGTTTGTATTCGGTGCCATCCCATCCGTCCCCATAGAGGTGACGACCTAGTACGTCATAAGCATGAAGCAAAAAGTAATAGTCATCGAAATTAATCATTCCTCAGGTATCAGCTTCTCGACAGCAGCAACCTGATCTTCCTGATAATCGGCATATGTTTTTTCGGTACCTTTCACCTTCCAAGTTTTCCGGCCATTTGCTGAAATGCCGAGGATAAGGTCAGCCGCTGCACTGGGACTTGAGAATGCATAGTCTTGCATGAATCGCATTTCGTTTTGTACTTCTTGGATAATCCCATCTTCTTTGAGTTGGGTGAGCAATTTCCAATAACGCGGCCTGCTTTCGACGTCTATATGATCTCTGTTACGGACTGATGATCCGGAGAGTACAATAAAATCGCCGTCTATTTCGCTAGCTTCGGCATGTATTGAATGTTTTTTGCTTATTATTTCGTATAAAACTTCAGTTTGTTGGGGGGCTGTTGATATTCGCGTGTCATCGCCAGTCGATACGCCAGGTGTTTCTTGCAGGCTAGTACGCGGCTTTCTGCGAAGAAAATCGAGACCTAGTACAGGTAGGACTATTCTGATTTGCTCGATGAAAAACTCCATGTCAGCAACATCGGCCTCCGGTAAATATCCATATTCCGGTGCATTCCCATTCTGCAGTTTCGCTCGCGAGACATCGTTAGCGATGCCTATTAGGCGGCTTTCAAGAAAACGCGCATGGGCTTTCGTAAGGTTCTGATCTTTGCTGGTAACGATCAATGCTCGGTCCCAAAAATCCTTGCCTCCCTTTTCCTCAGATTTGTTGTGCTGCGTAAGCCGCTTGGCAACATTATCACTTTCACCGATATAGATTTCTGGCTTAGTCCCGTTATCAGGAGAGAGATTTGTTAGGAAATAGACACCTGTGCGAGTTGCCTCATTTCTTTGAATCAGTTCGGCAAGTTTTGTTCGTGGTGCTGCTAAAACATGCCCCGTCCAGTTCATTATTTCAGCGGTGATCATCCCCGTGGGATTTCCATCCACTAGGAACATCCGGATAGTTCGGCCCTTTGTCATAGCTTTCCCGCATTTTAGCGCAACTGATGCGGTATTAAGACATTTACGGACCTAACAATCTACCTAGTTCGCTCGATACTCTGTCAGCGGAAGCCTGCATAGGATCGTCTGCCAGATGAGCGTAACGCTGTGTCGTCTGCTGTTGAGTATGTCCGAGCAACTTACCGATCATAGGCAGGCTTTCACCCAAGCCAACCGCACTGGACGCAAATGTATGCCGTAAGTCATGGATACGGACATCTTCTAGACCCGCTTCTTTACGGATACGACGCCACGGCTTTTGCATATCCGTCAGGTGACTGCCGGGTTTGATCCCGGTTATCACGTAAGGGTTTCCGTCTATCTGTTCGATGCCTGCCAGAACCTCCAAGGCACCCTTGCCGAGATAGACACGCTTCGCGCCGGTCTTTGAATCCGGCAGATAGATGATGTTGCCCCTTACGTATTCCCATTTGAGCGTCTGGATTTCTCCGAGCCTGCATCCCGTAAGGATCAAAAGCCGTAAGGCATTTATAGCAGCCTGGCTTTCGGTGCCGGTCAATTCCAGTTCCCGTAACGTATCGCCAAGCCGTCCGAGTTCGTCAGACGACAGATACCGTTCCCGTTTCTTCTCTTCGTACTTCCTTACGTGCAGGCAGGGATTAGTGCCGTCTTCCCGCAAGCCCCAAACCTCTGCCTGATTGAACATGACGGAGAGGACGCCAAGTGTACGGTTGGCCTGATAGGGTTTATCCCGGTGCGCATGATGCAACTCAGAAATATGAGACCGGGTTACGTCCGTAACCTTCATGCGTCCGAGTGCCGGGATAATGAACAGATCAACATTGCGGCGATACTCTTTCTCGGTCGATTGCTTGCAACGCGCCGGGACATATTCAGACATGAACCGTTCGCAAAGTTCGCTCACGGTCGGCGACGATTTATAGCGCCGCGTTTCTTCTGCCGGATTGCCGCCCCTTGCAGCATCAGAGAGCATGTTCCGGGCATCGGTCCGGGCTTCGTCCGGCGTTATCGTTCCGTGCCTCCCCAGCCGCTTGCGCCGCGTTCTTCCGGCAGTATCGCGATACTGGATGATATAGGTCTTGCGTCCGGTCGTCATAACGCGAACGCCAAAGCCGGGGAGGGTGTCATCCCAAACGAAGTAATCCGTTTCCTTCGGCTTCAATCCATCGACAGTGCGTTTAGTGATCTTTGGCATGCTTCCAACTCCACTCTGGAAGCAATATGGAAGCAGGAGACAGCGAATTGCAAGGTTGTTAAGAGTCTTGCAGCGTAGAAAGCATTCCAATAAACCGCATATAATCAGCGGAATAGCGTTGTTCTGCGGAGCATGGAGGGTGTGAGCGTAGGTAGGATAAGCTAACTCATAACCTGAAGGTCGTAGGTTCAAATCCTACCCCCGCAACCAAATTCTTACACCGCTACCTCAACAGGTCAGCGGCTTTTTTACGTCCGGAAGTTGGGAGCGTGAATAAGGGTGGGGCTGCTTGGAATTTCTTCTTTCATTACTCGGATGCAGGCAGACCGGTTTAGATTCAATGTACTGCAGATTACCTTGTCCC
Above is a window of Alphaproteobacteria bacterium HT1-32 DNA encoding:
- a CDS encoding helix-turn-helix domain-containing protein — its product is MSTINQDRLINEQEAARFLGYTDRALQNWRLRGGGPAFVKVSKRSIRYRVGDLLDWISAKTIRTTSEYQS
- a CDS encoding DUF4357 domain-containing protein → MTKGRTIRMFLVDGNPTGMITAEIMNWTGHVLAAPRTKLAELIQRNEATRTGVYFLTNLSPDNGTKPEIYIGESDNVAKRLTQHNKSEEKGGKDFWDRALIVTSKDQNLTKAHARFLESRLIGIANDVSRAKLQNGNAPEYGYLPEADVADMEFFIEQIRIVLPVLGLDFLRRKPRTSLQETPGVSTGDDTRISTAPQQTEVLYEIISKKHSIHAEASEIDGDFIVLSGSSVRNRDHIDVESRPRYWKLLTQLKEDGIIQEVQNEMRFMQDYAFSSPSAAADLILGISANGRKTWKVKGTEKTYADYQEDQVAAVEKLIPEE
- a CDS encoding DEAD/DEAH box helicase, translating into MFDPVTAEFLRSAPALPGLDPDELPQLLTAQYAEFAARRLRMVEGGDESADDGTDTDWPLTRIADSYELIVSIQSEPDTRRAAAFVAGTAQQILAQEAVAADIKAVTPIMDRDGIDPAVAAAVLFLAAEQYADAHEAARNIRPEDRPQHYVCTLLAEDIRDLASGHFDSILERSERRPAAFVSAPSLEERSTIALFEALIVGIELFASEVLSVAAPEKAHGRFDNARAAFQRVVELSSRDHAGHVLEAERLLTSYPGPRHIASLLLAAYESTVGAAVTKMLPPGGANVDFWQKWLRHRASTAPFLWPNHREALGKGFQDTGKSAVLVLPTGAGKTTVSCVKIAGALARGKSVIFIAPTHALVDQLTEDLQQVFPEELEGSVVSSDFDRAFTAGSALESIEVMTPERCLALLSYAPEVFENVSLLVFDECHLLSPSSNLRRALDSMFCVLSFNSIVPNADFLFLSAMLRNGSEFAVWIEKLTGRECVFADPLWKPSRQARGVVLYERKTLEDAKKLALKIQRDEAAKKKKQPKGLLKPARDVLKCKPFALFGLQHNWLKDDSAFCTTVKISDSPVTLTGKLSPYGINLTPNANKVAAHIAATAARNGLKGIVFVNSKITAASTAREISEQLGDAPKATQDEQGRWEALECELGDLKHSLIPAPTVAVPHSAQMIRQERDLAERLYRRADGAQVIVATPTLAQGLNLPAHIAILAGDKRSDPEDGEREALEAHEILNAAARAGRAGHLANGIVLLVPEPILQFSKINEIESDVIEKLQSVLPEDDRCLTLSDPLQVILDRISSADLTDGDVEYALNRLGTSIAPENAETEAKTRFDVKNSFAGFLAERRNALEEFNAKVQGLNEVLAKRTDEADDTALGELARQSGAPISVLKTLKLKLMDDIGTLPNTIPGWASWVIAWLEKDDTARDAILTRDRRAIRGAAGLKKDGPLSAGAVKGLEPGIIAWLTGAPIRDIERQLGGDPEKNLICPQARELISQVIPLSFSFAAGLVSRTASEIEDIATGSATSIAVTECFATGIRRGFDTPNKLAFADIKRGFISRVHAHKAFAEAIEKPPEFENTANYQEVFDRVKTYL
- a CDS encoding tyrosine-type recombinase/integrase, with translation MPKITKRTVDGLKPKETDYFVWDDTLPGFGVRVMTTGRKTYIIQYRDTAGRTRRKRLGRHGTITPDEARTDARNMLSDAARGGNPAEETRRYKSSPTVSELCERFMSEYVPARCKQSTEKEYRRNVDLFIIPALGRMKVTDVTRSHISELHHAHRDKPYQANRTLGVLSVMFNQAEVWGLREDGTNPCLHVRKYEEKKRERYLSSDELGRLGDTLRELELTGTESQAAINALRLLILTGCRLGEIQTLKWEYVRGNIIYLPDSKTGAKRVYLGKGALEVLAGIEQIDGNPYVITGIKPGSHLTDMQKPWRRIRKEAGLEDVRIHDLRHTFASSAVGLGESLPMIGKLLGHTQQQTTQRYAHLADDPMQASADRVSSELGRLLGP
- a CDS encoding helix-turn-helix domain-containing protein; its protein translation is MTTRLLTKDDVSRILGVSVGTLAVWRATKRYNLPYVKSGRLVRYREEDVQAFITSRLQGEVQV
- a CDS encoding tyrosine-type recombinase/integrase, with the protein product MVAPNESFNFTKAVLSALPLPPQGKRFSFKDTRVTGLIIRVTANGQKTFQLYQKHQGRPVRVTLGTFPDMTIENARKEATKAKGALASGENPNVEKNRLRKEITLKLLFDLYMERYSKVEKKSWEYDEREINKFLSHWFNRKISDISKYEIKTLHLHMRENNGLYQANRMLERIRSMYNKAIEWGWDGANPTQGIKKFREKSRDRYILPDEMPLLLQALEAEHNEVARDYIYISLFTGARKTNVLEMRWEQVDWHNKTWRIPDSKNGEPVEVPLSLKAEEVLERRLKAGAGSPWVFPSETSKGGHLIDPKKAWIRIKQRATLSAWSQDQKIAALIEEKKITLPEGHEIGSLYNAVEMEAQKQNTELPKSLMDIRLHDIRRTFGSYQAISGASLQIIGRSLGHKSQQSTQVYARLHNDPIRASIDAATAAMLSLTGIKEHE